One Eublepharis macularius isolate TG4126 chromosome 6, MPM_Emac_v1.0, whole genome shotgun sequence DNA segment encodes these proteins:
- the LOC129332403 gene encoding cytochrome P450 2J4-like isoform X2, protein MWIPATLISVLACLLIMHFLKQCWSHKNYPPGPLRLPLIGSIWRIIPNFSQDTFIKLAKQYGNIYTIWAGSLPVVVLSGIETVKEGVVKHSEYFDERPETPFFKALGNENGIGLSNGHTWKQQRKFAILILRKLGLGKKGIEHKIEEEAHQLVETFARAKGQPLDPSSPVSNSVTNVICSLIFGQRFSLKDEEFIKLKDALWNIIQFSMTFFQLLYDTLPWLMKHLPGPHKKVFASRDFISSFARKEVEKHKTHRSLVEPQDFIDYYLLQIEKSKKDPDSSYNEENLSQCICDLFAAGTETITHILLWALVLMANHPDIQEKVQKEIDEVLGSSKSFSYQNWKKLPYTSAVIHEIQRFKYILLFGVPRQCSKDVNIMGFLIPEGAIVIPDARCVLFDPKHWETPQEFNPNNFLDKDGKFVEKEEFLLFGAGARTCIGQQLARIELFIFFISLLRSFTFKPPEGVKKINEEPVLLLVTFPHPYTVCAVPRSTGSS, encoded by the exons ATGTGGATACCAGCAACTTTGATATCAGTGCTGGCCTGTCTTCTGATCATGCACTTCCTGAAACAATGCTGGTCACACAAGAACTATCCTCCAGGGCCTCTTCGGCTTCCTCTCATTGGAAGCATTTGGCGGATAATACCGAACTTTTCTCAGGATACTTTCATTAAG CTGGCAAAGCAATACGGAAACATTTACACGATATGGGCAGGGTCTTTGCCTGTGGTGGTACTGTCTGGAATTGAAACAGTGAAAGAAGGTGTGGTCAAACATTCAGAATATTTTGATGAGCGACCAGAAACTCCTTTCTTTAAAGCCTTAGGAAATGAAAATG GTATTGGACTTTCAAATGGTCACACCTGGAAGCAACAGAGGAAGTTTGCGATACTTATCCTGCGGAAGCTGGGACTGGGGAAGAAGGGCATAGAGCACAAAATAGAAGAGGAGGCCCATCAGCTTGTTGAGACTTTTGCACGTGCAAAGG GGCAGCCTCTTGACCCTTCATCGCCTGTCTCTAATTCTGTCACCAATGTGATCTGTTCTCTGATTTTTGGTCAACGGTTTTCTCTCAAAGATGAAGAATTCATCAAGTTGAAAGATGCCTTATGGAATATCATACAATTTTCAATGACCTTCTTTCAGTTA CTGTACGACACTCTTCCCTGGCTCATGAAACATCTCCCAGGGCCTCACAAGAAGGTATTTGCCTCCCGTGACTTTATAAGTTCCTTTGCAAGGAAGGAGGTAGAAAAGCATAAGACGCATCGGTCGCTGGTTGAGCCCCAGGATTTCATCGATTACTACCTACTTCAGATAGAGAAA AGCAAGAAAGATCCCGACTCCTCCTACAATGAAGAGAACCTGTCCCAGTGCATTTGTGACTTATTTGCTGCAGGAACAGAAACAATCACCCATATACTTCTCTGGGCACTAGTCCTCATGGCAAATCATCCAGATATCCAAG AAAAAGTCCAGAAGGAGATAGATGAAGTTTTGGGTTCCTCTAAGTCATTCTCCTATCAAAACTGGAAGAAGCTGCCCTATACCAGTGCTGTGATACATGAGATCCAACGTTTCAAATATATCTTATTGTTTGGGGTCCCCCGCCAATGTTCAAAGGATGTGAACATTATGGGGTTTCTCATCCCTGAG GGGGCAATAGTTATTCCAGATGCCCGCTGTGTTCTTTTTGATCCGAAGCACTGGGAGACCCCTCAGGAGTTtaatccaaataattttttggacAAGGATGGCAAGTTTGTGGAGAAAGAAGAATTCCTTCTATTTGGAGCAG GGGCCCGTACATGTATTGGGCAGCAGTTGGCAAGGATCGAACTCTTCATCTTCTTCATCAGTCTGCTGAGGTCATTCACCTTTAAGCCACCAGAAGGAGTGAAAAAAATCAATGAAGAGCCTGTGTTACTATTGGTAACCTTTCCCCATCCTTATACGGTCTGTGCTGTTCCCCGCAGCACTGGATCATCATAA
- the LOC129332403 gene encoding cytochrome P450 2J4-like isoform X1 has product MWIPATLISVLACLLIMHFLKQCWSHKNYPPGPLRLPLIGSIWRIIPNFSQDTFIKLAKQYGNIYTIWAGSLPVVVLSGIETVKEGVVKHSEYFDERPETPFFKALGNENGIGLSNGHTWKQQRKFAILILRKLGLGKKGIEHKIEEEAHQLVETFARAKGQPLDPSSPVSNSVTNVICSLIFGQRFSLKDEEFIKLKDALWNIIQFSMTFFQLLYDTLPWLMKHLPGPHKKVFASRDFISSFARKEVEKHKTHRSLVEPQDFIDYYLLQIEKSKKDPDSSYNEENLSQCICDLFAAGTETITHILLWALVLMANHPDIQEKVQKEIDEVLGSSKSFSYQNWKKLPYTSAVIHEIQRFKYILLFGVPRQCSKDVNIMGFLIPEGAIVIPDARCVLFDPKHWETPQEFNPNNFLDKDGKFVEKEEFLLFGAGKVAPHRCQGNCLSGTPGMTGQRTHGQKAPMFGRFVRKTRAHGLRVREGRTGGPYMYWAAVGKDRTLHLLHQSAEVIHL; this is encoded by the exons ATGTGGATACCAGCAACTTTGATATCAGTGCTGGCCTGTCTTCTGATCATGCACTTCCTGAAACAATGCTGGTCACACAAGAACTATCCTCCAGGGCCTCTTCGGCTTCCTCTCATTGGAAGCATTTGGCGGATAATACCGAACTTTTCTCAGGATACTTTCATTAAG CTGGCAAAGCAATACGGAAACATTTACACGATATGGGCAGGGTCTTTGCCTGTGGTGGTACTGTCTGGAATTGAAACAGTGAAAGAAGGTGTGGTCAAACATTCAGAATATTTTGATGAGCGACCAGAAACTCCTTTCTTTAAAGCCTTAGGAAATGAAAATG GTATTGGACTTTCAAATGGTCACACCTGGAAGCAACAGAGGAAGTTTGCGATACTTATCCTGCGGAAGCTGGGACTGGGGAAGAAGGGCATAGAGCACAAAATAGAAGAGGAGGCCCATCAGCTTGTTGAGACTTTTGCACGTGCAAAGG GGCAGCCTCTTGACCCTTCATCGCCTGTCTCTAATTCTGTCACCAATGTGATCTGTTCTCTGATTTTTGGTCAACGGTTTTCTCTCAAAGATGAAGAATTCATCAAGTTGAAAGATGCCTTATGGAATATCATACAATTTTCAATGACCTTCTTTCAGTTA CTGTACGACACTCTTCCCTGGCTCATGAAACATCTCCCAGGGCCTCACAAGAAGGTATTTGCCTCCCGTGACTTTATAAGTTCCTTTGCAAGGAAGGAGGTAGAAAAGCATAAGACGCATCGGTCGCTGGTTGAGCCCCAGGATTTCATCGATTACTACCTACTTCAGATAGAGAAA AGCAAGAAAGATCCCGACTCCTCCTACAATGAAGAGAACCTGTCCCAGTGCATTTGTGACTTATTTGCTGCAGGAACAGAAACAATCACCCATATACTTCTCTGGGCACTAGTCCTCATGGCAAATCATCCAGATATCCAAG AAAAAGTCCAGAAGGAGATAGATGAAGTTTTGGGTTCCTCTAAGTCATTCTCCTATCAAAACTGGAAGAAGCTGCCCTATACCAGTGCTGTGATACATGAGATCCAACGTTTCAAATATATCTTATTGTTTGGGGTCCCCCGCCAATGTTCAAAGGATGTGAACATTATGGGGTTTCTCATCCCTGAG GGGGCAATAGTTATTCCAGATGCCCGCTGTGTTCTTTTTGATCCGAAGCACTGGGAGACCCCTCAGGAGTTtaatccaaataattttttggacAAGGATGGCAAGTTTGTGGAGAAAGAAGAATTCCTTCTATTTGGAGCAG ggaaggtggctccacaccgctgccaaggaaattgtttgagcgggactcctggcatgacgggccaacggacacacggacagaaagccccaatgttcggccgtttcgtgagaaaaacacgcgcccacggcctgcgtgttcgcgaaggacgaactgg GGGCCCGTACATGTATTGGGCAGCAGTTGGCAAGGATCGAACTCTTCATCTTCTTCATCAGTCTGCTGAGGTCATTCACCTTTAA